From a single Paraburkholderia edwinii genomic region:
- a CDS encoding SRPBCC family protein: MQASEYRLSTVWRLEAPLEAVWNAIHDSARWPEWWKNVEQVAELEAGSSDGIGALQRYTWKGRLPYRVVFDVRVTRIEPLVALEGIASGDLEGIGCWRFSSERGSIAVVRYEWRVQTRRGWMNLFAPLAKPLFRWNHDFVMREGGTSLARLLDARLVSIEHRS; this comes from the coding sequence ATGCAAGCGAGCGAGTACCGGCTATCGACAGTCTGGCGTCTCGAAGCGCCGCTCGAGGCAGTGTGGAATGCAATTCACGATTCGGCACGTTGGCCGGAGTGGTGGAAAAACGTCGAACAGGTGGCCGAACTCGAAGCCGGGTCGAGCGACGGCATCGGCGCGCTGCAACGCTACACGTGGAAGGGGCGGCTGCCGTATCGCGTCGTGTTCGACGTGCGCGTCACGCGTATCGAGCCGCTCGTCGCGCTCGAAGGCATCGCGAGCGGCGATCTGGAAGGCATAGGCTGCTGGCGCTTCTCGAGCGAGCGCGGCAGCATCGCGGTGGTGCGCTACGAATGGCGTGTGCAGACGAGGCGTGGCTGGATGAACCTGTTCGCGCCGCTGGCGAAACCGCTGTTCCGGTGGAATCACGACTTCGTCATGCGCGAAGGCGGCACCTCGCTCGCGCGTCTGCTCGATGCGCGACTCGTCAGTATTGAACATCGATCATGA
- a CDS encoding acetoacetate decarboxylase, protein MDIDSIRKSAFAMPVHNPSYPRPPYRYRNREYFVISYETDPEALRAAVPEPLKPADGIVHYEFIRMPDSSGFGDYTESGQVIAVRDPQGRIGNYTHAMYLDDESPIAGGREIWGFPKKLARPRISVDGNDTLLGTVDYGTQRIATGTMGYKHNFCDAEAERCKLAETPNYVLKVIPHVDGTARVCELVRFFLRDVTVLGAWSGPAALELHPHALAPVADLPVRRVIGARHFIADLTLDIGEVAFDYLAAVDTLKPAANQ, encoded by the coding sequence ATGGACATCGATTCGATTCGCAAAAGCGCCTTTGCGATGCCTGTTCATAACCCGTCGTATCCGCGCCCGCCGTATCGCTATCGCAATCGCGAGTACTTCGTCATTTCATATGAAACGGACCCTGAAGCGCTGCGCGCTGCTGTTCCCGAGCCGCTGAAACCGGCCGACGGAATTGTCCATTACGAATTTATTCGCATGCCCGATTCGTCGGGTTTCGGCGATTACACCGAAAGCGGCCAGGTGATCGCGGTGCGCGATCCGCAAGGCAGAATCGGCAACTACACGCACGCGATGTATCTCGACGACGAAAGCCCGATCGCGGGCGGCCGCGAGATCTGGGGCTTTCCGAAAAAGCTCGCCCGTCCGCGTATTTCGGTGGACGGCAACGATACGCTGCTCGGCACGGTCGATTACGGCACCCAGCGCATCGCCACGGGCACGATGGGCTACAAGCACAACTTCTGCGACGCCGAGGCCGAGCGCTGCAAGCTCGCGGAGACGCCGAACTATGTGCTGAAGGTTATTCCGCACGTGGACGGCACCGCGCGTGTCTGCGAACTCGTGCGCTTCTTCCTGCGCGATGTGACGGTGCTTGGCGCATGGAGCGGCCCGGCCGCGCTCGAACTGCATCCGCACGCGCTCGCGCCGGTTGCGGACCTGCCGGTGCGGCGCGTGATCGGCGCGCGGCATTTCATCGCGGATCTCACGCTCGATATCGGCGAAGTCGCATTCGACTATCTCGCGGCCGTCGATACGCTCAAGCCCGCGGCGAACCAATAA
- a CDS encoding ATP-dependent DNA helicase → MNYVVAVRTLCEFTAKRGDLDLRFTPAPSAAEGIAGHGVVAGRRDSGYETELTLSGVYRGLTVRGRADGYDAARNRLEEIKTYRGDLERMRENHRALHWAQALIYGHLLCEARAFAELDIALVYFDIGSQKETLLTERHTATALRTFFEQQCERFIAWAEREAAHRAARNAFLSELRFPYGAFRSGQRELSVAVYRAARDGRALLAQAPTGIGKTLGTIFPLLKACAEDHIDRVFFLTAKTPGRALAFDALDMLERACGEGAAKVATNDAGDDTSHCAHAASVSAFDADEVHGTPKHRFPLRVLELVARDKACEHPGNSCDGESCPLARGFYDRVGSARDTALRSTRLSRDVVRTAALAHDVCPYYLAQELARWCDVVIGDYNYYYDSGALLYALTQLNQWRIAVLVDEAHNLPDRARRMYTATLDQHAFKAARHAAPASLRKPFDRLNREWNALTRERTTRYEVLSEIPVRLQSATQNLISAITDQLSETPFGADEALLRFYFDALHFMSLAEEFGDHSLCDATLSTPARIESSRAKPATSLCVRNVIPAPFLASRHAAARTTVMFSGTLGPQHYYRDTLGLPESTGWLDIEGPFRAEQLTVHVASHVSTRWRDREDSIAPIVELIARQYETRPGNYLGFLSSFDYLQRVVASLRAQHPHVPIWAQEPGMDEAARDAFVARFRTSTCGVGFAVLGGAFAEGIDLAGEQLIGAFIATLGLPQINDVNEQMRRTMHAQFGNGYDYVYLYPGLQKVVQAAGRVIRTEHDIGVVHLIDDRYRRADVRRLLPRWWHVQ, encoded by the coding sequence ATGAACTACGTGGTCGCCGTCCGCACGCTATGCGAGTTCACCGCGAAGCGCGGTGATCTCGACCTGCGTTTCACGCCGGCGCCGAGCGCGGCCGAAGGCATCGCAGGGCACGGCGTGGTCGCCGGCCGGCGCGATAGCGGCTACGAAACCGAACTCACGTTGAGCGGCGTCTATCGTGGCCTCACGGTGCGCGGCCGCGCCGACGGTTACGATGCCGCGCGCAACCGGCTCGAAGAGATCAAGACGTATCGTGGCGACCTCGAACGCATGCGCGAAAACCATCGCGCGTTGCATTGGGCGCAGGCGCTGATTTACGGGCATTTGCTATGCGAGGCGCGCGCGTTCGCGGAACTCGACATCGCGCTCGTGTACTTCGATATCGGGAGCCAGAAAGAGACGCTTTTGACCGAGCGTCATACCGCAACCGCGTTACGCACGTTCTTCGAGCAGCAATGCGAGCGCTTTATCGCGTGGGCCGAACGCGAAGCAGCCCATCGCGCCGCACGCAATGCGTTTCTCAGCGAACTCAGGTTTCCGTACGGCGCATTTCGCAGCGGCCAGCGCGAGCTGTCGGTCGCCGTCTACCGTGCGGCGCGCGATGGCCGCGCGCTGCTCGCGCAGGCGCCGACCGGCATCGGCAAGACGCTCGGCACGATTTTCCCTTTGCTGAAGGCATGCGCGGAAGATCATATCGATCGCGTGTTCTTCCTGACCGCGAAAACGCCGGGACGCGCGCTTGCGTTCGATGCGCTCGATATGCTTGAGCGTGCGTGCGGGGAGGGCGCTGCGAAGGTCGCCACGAACGACGCCGGCGACGACACGAGCCATTGCGCGCATGCCGCTTCCGTCTCGGCCTTTGATGCCGACGAAGTCCACGGCACGCCGAAACACAGATTCCCGTTGCGCGTGCTCGAACTCGTCGCACGCGACAAAGCCTGCGAGCATCCCGGCAATTCCTGCGACGGCGAATCGTGCCCGCTCGCACGCGGCTTCTACGACCGTGTTGGGTCCGCGCGCGACACCGCACTGCGCTCGACGCGCCTCTCGCGCGACGTCGTGCGCACCGCCGCGCTCGCGCACGACGTCTGCCCGTACTATCTCGCGCAGGAACTCGCCCGCTGGTGCGACGTCGTGATCGGCGACTACAACTACTACTACGACAGCGGCGCGCTGCTCTATGCACTGACGCAGTTGAACCAGTGGCGTATCGCCGTGCTCGTCGACGAAGCGCACAATCTGCCGGACCGCGCACGCCGCATGTATACCGCGACGCTCGATCAGCACGCGTTCAAAGCCGCGCGCCACGCCGCGCCGGCGTCGCTGCGCAAGCCATTCGACCGGCTGAACCGCGAATGGAACGCCTTGACGCGCGAACGCACGACGCGCTACGAAGTGCTGAGCGAAATCCCGGTACGTCTGCAATCGGCGACGCAAAATCTGATTTCAGCGATTACGGATCAGCTATCCGAAACACCGTTCGGTGCGGATGAAGCATTGCTGCGCTTCTACTTCGACGCCTTGCATTTCATGTCGCTTGCCGAAGAATTCGGCGACCACTCGCTGTGCGACGCGACGCTGTCCACGCCGGCACGCATCGAAAGTTCGCGTGCCAAACCCGCGACATCGCTATGCGTGCGCAACGTGATTCCCGCGCCGTTTCTCGCCTCGCGTCACGCTGCCGCGCGCACGACCGTCATGTTCTCGGGCACGCTAGGCCCGCAGCACTATTACCGCGACACACTCGGGCTTCCTGAAAGCACGGGCTGGCTCGACATCGAAGGTCCGTTCAGGGCTGAGCAGCTGACCGTGCACGTCGCGTCTCACGTATCGACGCGCTGGCGCGATCGCGAAGATTCGATCGCACCGATCGTCGAACTGATTGCGCGTCAGTACGAGACGCGACCCGGCAATTACCTCGGCTTCCTGAGCAGCTTCGACTATCTGCAGCGCGTTGTCGCATCGTTGCGCGCGCAACATCCGCATGTGCCGATCTGGGCGCAGGAGCCCGGCATGGACGAAGCGGCGCGCGACGCATTCGTGGCGCGCTTCCGGACCTCGACATGCGGCGTCGGCTTTGCGGTGCTTGGGGGCGCGTTCGCGGAAGGCATCGATCTTGCCGGCGAGCAGCTGATCGGTGCGTTTATTGCAACGCTCGGTTTGCCGCAGATCAACGATGTCAACGAGCAGATGCGCCGTACAATGCATGCGCAATTCGGCAACGGCTACGACTATGTGTATCTGTATCCGGGCTTGCAGAAAGTCGTGCAGGCCGCGGGCCGGGTGATTCGCACTGAGCATGACATCGGTGTCGTGCATCTGATCGACGACCGCTACCGGCGGGCTGACGTACGGCGCTTGCTGCCGCGCTGGTGGCATGTGCAATGA